The Microbacterium sp. LWH7-1.2 genome window below encodes:
- a CDS encoding histidine phosphatase family protein — MIRLALVRHAKSDWGDPSLDDHDRPLNDRGMRDAPRMAARVAATGLRPDVILSSTAVRARTTAEAFAAELGVAVSLDPELYGAPAKKLLAAAAATRAATVMVVAHDPGMSSLAASLSDDDIDHMPTCSVATFIWAQDDWDVASAVDPDNWTFDAPR; from the coding sequence ATGATCCGTCTCGCACTGGTGCGGCACGCCAAGTCCGACTGGGGCGACCCCAGCCTCGACGACCACGACCGCCCGCTGAACGATCGCGGCATGCGCGACGCACCGCGCATGGCGGCGCGGGTCGCGGCCACGGGATTGCGCCCCGACGTGATCCTGTCGAGCACAGCCGTGCGGGCGCGGACGACCGCCGAGGCCTTCGCGGCCGAGCTCGGCGTGGCCGTCTCCCTGGACCCGGAGCTCTACGGCGCGCCCGCGAAGAAGCTGCTCGCGGCGGCGGCAGCCACGCGGGCGGCGACGGTCATGGTCGTCGCGCACGACCCCGGGATGAGCTCGCTGGCGGCGAGCCTTTCGGACGACGACATCGACCACATGCCGACGTGCTCGGTCGCGACGTTCATCTGGGCGCAGGACGACTGGGACGTCGCCAGCGCCGTCGATCCCGACAACTGGACGTTCGACGCGCCCCGCTGA
- a CDS encoding DUF445 domain-containing protein, with protein MSPTPTRLLSPADQERRQALRTMKGVALGALVFMAVLFAFSFAFQQDVPALAYVRAAAEGGMVGALADWFAVTALFRHPLGIPIPHTAIIPSRKDEIGRTLGEFVETEFLRADVVRAKLNQTAIAARLGEWLSAPAHAERVAAEASVMAGSVLRALSDDDVRDVIEELAREHLIAPEWGPPLGEWLERIIEAGAHHGAVDLAADTIAAWLAANKASFTGVVSRRLPAWVPSVAHRFVDDTVYNEAVKFVAAVKADPRHPARVAIDGYLGRLAGNLQHDPATIGRFEDAKLAVFDSPRVRELAGEAWTTAKTGLLRSLADPGSGLRRRGVEALVEIGERLTTDAALQHRVDTWVTDAAVFLVDRYRRDIASIISDTVERWDPAETTEKIELMVGRDLQYIRLNGTIVGALAGLAIFSIAHALLG; from the coding sequence ATGTCGCCGACGCCGACCCGCCTCCTGAGCCCCGCCGACCAGGAGCGCCGCCAGGCCCTGCGCACGATGAAGGGCGTGGCGCTCGGGGCGCTCGTCTTCATGGCCGTGCTGTTCGCCTTCTCGTTCGCGTTCCAGCAGGACGTGCCGGCCCTCGCCTACGTGCGCGCCGCCGCCGAGGGCGGCATGGTCGGCGCGCTCGCCGACTGGTTCGCGGTCACGGCGCTGTTCCGGCATCCGCTCGGCATACCGATCCCGCACACCGCGATCATCCCGAGTCGCAAGGACGAGATCGGCCGTACCCTCGGCGAGTTCGTCGAGACGGAGTTCCTGCGGGCCGACGTCGTGCGCGCCAAGCTGAACCAGACCGCGATCGCCGCCCGCCTCGGCGAATGGCTGAGCGCGCCGGCGCATGCCGAGCGGGTCGCGGCCGAGGCGTCCGTCATGGCGGGAAGCGTGCTGCGGGCTCTCAGCGACGACGACGTCCGCGACGTGATCGAGGAGCTCGCCCGCGAGCACCTCATCGCACCGGAGTGGGGTCCCCCGCTCGGCGAATGGCTGGAGCGCATCATCGAAGCCGGCGCGCACCACGGCGCGGTCGACCTGGCCGCCGACACGATCGCCGCCTGGCTCGCCGCCAACAAGGCCTCGTTCACCGGGGTGGTCTCGCGCCGGCTGCCCGCGTGGGTGCCGTCGGTCGCGCATCGCTTCGTCGACGACACCGTCTACAACGAGGCCGTCAAGTTCGTCGCGGCGGTGAAGGCCGACCCGCGGCACCCGGCCCGCGTCGCGATCGACGGCTACCTCGGGCGGCTCGCCGGCAATCTGCAGCACGACCCCGCGACGATCGGACGCTTCGAGGACGCGAAGCTCGCCGTGTTCGACAGCCCCCGCGTGCGCGAGCTCGCCGGTGAGGCCTGGACGACGGCGAAAACCGGACTCCTGCGCTCCCTCGCCGACCCCGGGAGCGGCCTGCGGCGACGGGGTGTCGAGGCCCTCGTCGAGATCGGCGAGCGATTGACGACGGATGCTGCGCTCCAGCACCGCGTCGACACCTGGGTGACCGATGCCGCCGTGTTCCTCGTCGACCGCTACCGCCGCGACATCGCCTCGATCATCAGCGACACGGTCGAACGATGGGACCCCGCCGAGACGACCGAGAAGATCGAGCTCATGGTCGGCCGCGACCTGCAGTACATCCGGCTCAACGGCACGATCGTGGGGGCGCTCGCGGGACTCGCGATCTTCTCCATCGCGCACGCGCTGCTCGGGTGA
- a CDS encoding IclR family transcriptional regulator produces MPAADQTLRILSHLAHQRGPAPARSIATALGIPRSTVYHLLAALQEHQFVVHLPEDRRWGLGIAAFELAGGYSRQEPLARLGRPVLADLVDRTGESAHLAVMHGRDVLYIVEERAPRRPALVTDVGVRLPAHLTATGRAMLAALPREQVRALFPDAASFADRTGRGPQRPGELREVLRRVRERGWAFEDGEVTLGLGSVGVAVLDHVGWPIAAIAVTFPAEGAREPGTLAELITPVAAELGRRIGGARPRAPKL; encoded by the coding sequence GTGCCCGCCGCCGACCAGACGCTGCGGATCCTCTCGCACCTCGCGCACCAGCGCGGACCGGCGCCTGCACGCTCCATCGCGACCGCCCTCGGCATCCCGCGCTCCACGGTGTACCACCTGCTCGCCGCCCTGCAGGAGCACCAGTTCGTCGTGCACCTCCCCGAGGATCGCCGCTGGGGTCTCGGTATCGCGGCATTCGAGCTCGCGGGCGGGTACTCCCGCCAGGAGCCGCTCGCTCGGCTGGGCAGGCCGGTTCTCGCCGACCTCGTCGACCGCACCGGCGAGAGCGCGCATCTGGCAGTGATGCACGGTCGCGATGTGCTCTACATCGTCGAGGAACGGGCGCCGCGCCGGCCCGCTCTCGTCACCGATGTGGGCGTGCGCCTGCCCGCCCACCTGACGGCCACGGGACGGGCCATGCTCGCGGCGCTTCCTCGGGAGCAGGTGAGGGCGCTGTTCCCGGATGCCGCGTCCTTCGCCGACCGCACCGGCCGGGGCCCGCAGCGACCCGGCGAGCTGCGCGAAGTCCTCCGTCGGGTGCGGGAACGCGGGTGGGCGTTCGAGGACGGAGAGGTCACGCTCGGGCTCGGCTCCGTCGGAGTCGCCGTGCTTGATCATGTCGGCTGGCCGATCGCCGCGATCGCCGTCACCTTTCCCGCGGAGGGCGCCCGGGAGCCGGGCACGCTCGCCGAGCTGATCACCCCCGTCGCGGCCGAACTCGGCCGGCGCATCGGGGGTGCCCGGCCTAGGGCACCCAAACTCTGA
- the hutH gene encoding histidine ammonia-lyase has product MTIVTPSSARDVAVVTVGAAPLRPDEVVAVARHGALVELAPEALARVAATRALVEGLADDPEPHYGISTGFGALATTFIAAERRMQLQASLIRSHAAGTGAEVEREVVRALMLLRLQTLATGHTGVRPVVVETYAAMLNAGITPIVREYGSLGCSGDLAPLSHVALAAMGEGRVRTATGDEVDAADALAAASVSPLVLREKEGLALINGTDGMLGMLLLALHDLSVLLDTADVAAGMSVESQLGTDAVFAADLQALRPQVGQAVSAANLRAVLEGSGIMASHRDPAVCTRVQDAYSLRCSPQVHGAARDTADHALLIASRELAAAVDNPVITDDGRVESNGNFHGAPVAYVLDFLAIAVADVASISERRTDRALDRARSNGLPPFLADEVGVDSGFMIAQYAAAGIVSELKRLAVPASVDSIPSSAMQEDHVSMGWAAARKLRRAIDGLSRVLAIEVLTASRALDLRAPLQPAAATGAVRALVRTVAGGPGPDRYLSPEMEAVTTLVQAGAVAAVAYQTTTKE; this is encoded by the coding sequence ATGACCATCGTCACGCCCTCCTCAGCCCGCGACGTCGCCGTCGTCACCGTCGGTGCGGCGCCGCTGCGTCCCGACGAGGTCGTCGCCGTCGCTCGCCACGGCGCCCTCGTCGAACTCGCCCCCGAGGCCCTGGCACGCGTCGCCGCGACCCGCGCGCTCGTCGAAGGCCTCGCCGACGACCCCGAACCGCACTACGGCATCTCGACCGGCTTCGGCGCGCTCGCCACGACATTCATCGCCGCCGAGCGCCGCATGCAGCTGCAGGCGAGCCTCATCCGCTCACACGCGGCAGGCACCGGCGCGGAGGTCGAGCGCGAGGTCGTGCGCGCGCTCATGCTCCTGCGCCTGCAGACCCTGGCGACCGGCCACACGGGCGTGCGCCCCGTCGTCGTCGAGACCTACGCGGCGATGCTGAACGCCGGCATCACCCCGATCGTCCGTGAATACGGCTCGCTCGGCTGCTCCGGCGACCTCGCGCCACTGTCGCACGTCGCGCTCGCGGCGATGGGTGAGGGACGGGTGCGCACCGCGACCGGCGACGAGGTTGACGCGGCCGACGCACTGGCGGCAGCATCCGTGTCCCCGCTCGTGCTGCGCGAGAAGGAGGGACTCGCGCTCATCAACGGCACCGACGGCATGCTCGGGATGCTGCTGCTGGCGCTCCATGACCTCTCGGTGCTGCTCGACACGGCGGACGTCGCCGCGGGCATGTCGGTCGAGTCGCAGCTGGGCACCGATGCGGTGTTCGCCGCCGACCTGCAGGCGCTGCGGCCGCAGGTGGGTCAGGCCGTGTCTGCCGCGAACCTGCGGGCCGTGCTCGAGGGCTCGGGGATCATGGCGTCGCACCGCGACCCCGCGGTCTGCACCCGCGTGCAGGACGCGTACTCGCTGCGCTGCTCGCCGCAGGTGCACGGCGCCGCGCGCGACACCGCCGACCACGCGCTGCTCATCGCCTCCCGCGAGCTCGCCGCCGCCGTCGACAACCCCGTGATCACGGACGATGGGCGCGTAGAGTCCAACGGCAACTTCCACGGCGCGCCGGTGGCGTACGTGCTCGACTTCCTCGCGATCGCGGTCGCCGACGTCGCGTCGATCTCGGAGCGGCGCACCGACCGCGCCCTCGACCGCGCGCGCAGCAACGGGCTGCCGCCGTTCCTCGCCGACGAGGTCGGCGTCGACTCGGGCTTCATGATCGCGCAGTACGCCGCGGCGGGCATCGTCTCGGAGCTCAAGCGACTGGCGGTGCCGGCATCCGTCGACTCGATCCCCTCGTCCGCCATGCAGGAGGACCATGTCTCGATGGGGTGGGCGGCCGCGCGCAAGCTCCGCCGCGCGATCGACGGGCTCTCGCGCGTGCTCGCGATCGAGGTGCTCACCGCTTCCCGCGCGCTCGACCTGCGGGCGCCGCTGCAGCCGGCAGCTGCCACGGGCGCCGTGCGCGCCCTCGTGCGCACCGTCGCCGGCGGCCCCGGTCCCGACCGCTACCTCTCGCCCGAGATGGAGGCCGTGACCACGCTCGTGCAGGCGGGCGCCGTCGCTGCAGTCGCCTACCAGACCACCACGAAGGAGTGA
- a CDS encoding gamma-glutamylcyclotransferase family protein, producing the protein MSADEPTHYLFSYGTLQNADVQLDTFGRLVESAPDALPGYTVDYAEIEDTRVVDLSGLTVHPIVRETGNPLDKVVGRALLVTEDELEAADEYEVALYRRCAVVLASGRSAWVYVAA; encoded by the coding sequence GTGTCCGCGGATGAGCCCACCCACTACCTCTTCAGCTACGGCACCCTGCAGAACGCCGACGTGCAGCTCGACACTTTCGGGAGGCTGGTCGAGAGTGCACCAGACGCACTGCCCGGCTACACCGTCGACTACGCCGAGATCGAGGACACGCGGGTCGTCGACCTGTCAGGCCTCACGGTGCACCCGATCGTGCGCGAGACCGGGAACCCCCTCGACAAGGTCGTGGGCAGGGCGCTGCTGGTGACCGAGGACGAGCTCGAGGCAGCCGACGAGTACGAGGTGGCGCTGTATCGACGCTGCGCGGTGGTGCTCGCGAGCGGTCGCTCCGCGTGGGTCTACGTCGCGGCGTGA
- a CDS encoding agmatinase family protein translates to MTLPHDPSWPRAGAWPSPEDGRWDAAILGVPAFRTSLSPTGAHATPAAIREALRRYSPTLLGPPPVDLDEVLRIADAGDVAEPDGPVGEASVRSAVADLCDRADLVVALGGDNSLTYSVAQGAGANGLITVDAHFDLRDGVSNGSPVRRLVEEGLAGRRIVQLGIADFANSVAYARRAAEYGITVVTMDDVRRRGAADVAAEALEIAGAGGGPVHLDVDVDVCDRSVAPGCPASVPGGLAAWELRALVRALAADARVGSADIAEVDATADAPDGRTVRLAALCVLELLAAKASGKVIS, encoded by the coding sequence GTGACGCTTCCCCACGATCCCTCGTGGCCACGCGCAGGTGCGTGGCCTTCGCCCGAAGACGGGAGATGGGATGCCGCGATCCTCGGCGTTCCCGCATTCCGCACGTCCCTGTCCCCCACGGGTGCACACGCGACGCCGGCGGCGATCCGCGAGGCCCTGCGCCGCTACAGCCCGACCCTCCTCGGACCCCCGCCGGTCGATCTCGACGAGGTGCTGCGCATCGCGGATGCCGGCGACGTCGCCGAGCCCGACGGCCCGGTGGGCGAGGCATCCGTCCGCTCCGCAGTGGCGGACCTGTGCGACCGCGCCGATCTCGTCGTCGCGCTCGGCGGCGACAACTCGCTCACGTACTCCGTGGCGCAGGGCGCCGGCGCGAACGGCCTCATCACCGTCGACGCCCACTTCGACCTGCGCGACGGCGTCTCGAACGGGTCGCCGGTGCGACGGCTGGTCGAGGAGGGCCTCGCCGGGCGGCGGATCGTTCAGCTCGGCATCGCCGACTTCGCCAACTCGGTCGCGTACGCGCGGCGCGCGGCCGAGTACGGCATCACGGTCGTGACCATGGACGACGTGCGCCGCCGCGGTGCCGCCGATGTGGCGGCCGAGGCGCTCGAGATCGCCGGTGCCGGCGGCGGCCCGGTGCATCTCGACGTCGATGTCGACGTGTGCGACCGTTCCGTCGCGCCCGGGTGCCCGGCATCCGTCCCGGGTGGACTGGCTGCCTGGGAGCTGAGGGCCCTCGTGCGCGCCCTCGCCGCCGACGCCCGCGTGGGCAGCGCCGACATCGCCGAGGTGGATGCCACCGCGGATGCGCCCGACGGGCGCACCGTGCGCCTCGCAGCGCTGTGCGTGCTCGAACTCCTCGCCGCCAAGGCCTCTGGAAAGGTGATCTCATGA
- the hutI gene encoding imidazolonepropionase, translating into MTATLITNIGELTTNVAADGDPLGTLHDAAVLIVGGRIAWVGPASAAHDRESTSGGREVGSHPASRSPDVLSRQEGLEVVDAGGRAVIPGFVDSHTHLVFGGDRADEFEARMTGAPYAAGGIRRTVAATRAASDDELRARLAAFVAELHAQGTTTFEIKTGYGLTVADEERLARLAAEVTPEVTFLGAHVVPEEYSERRAGYVDLVCGAMLHACAPHSRWIDVFCERGAFTPDEARRILAAGVAHGLQPRVHGNQLGPGDGVRLAVERGAASVDHCTYLSDDDVAALAESDTVATLLPGVEFSTRQPYPDARRLIDAGVTVALASDCNPGSSFTSSMPLMIALAVREMGMTPAEAVWAATAGGAKALRRDDVGVLAVGGRADLVMLGAQTRVHLAYRPGVPLVNTVWIGGAEA; encoded by the coding sequence GTGACCGCGACGCTCATCACCAACATCGGCGAACTCACGACCAACGTCGCCGCCGACGGCGATCCCCTGGGCACGCTGCACGACGCCGCCGTGCTGATCGTCGGAGGCCGCATCGCCTGGGTCGGCCCCGCCTCCGCCGCCCACGACCGCGAGAGTACTTCTGGTGGACGAGAGGTGGGTAGCCACCCCGCATCTCGTTCACCGGATGTTCTCTCGCGGCAAGAGGGGCTCGAGGTCGTCGACGCCGGGGGGCGCGCGGTCATCCCGGGCTTCGTCGACAGCCACACCCACCTCGTGTTCGGCGGCGACCGCGCCGACGAGTTCGAGGCGCGCATGACCGGTGCGCCGTATGCCGCAGGGGGCATACGGCGTACCGTAGCGGCGACCCGCGCCGCGAGCGACGACGAACTGCGGGCGCGCCTGGCGGCCTTCGTGGCCGAGCTCCACGCTCAAGGGACGACGACGTTCGAGATCAAGACGGGGTACGGGCTCACCGTCGCCGACGAGGAACGGCTCGCACGTCTCGCCGCCGAGGTGACTCCCGAGGTCACGTTCCTCGGCGCCCACGTCGTGCCGGAAGAGTACAGCGAGCGACGCGCGGGCTATGTCGACCTCGTGTGCGGCGCCATGCTCCACGCCTGCGCCCCGCATAGCCGGTGGATCGACGTGTTCTGCGAACGCGGGGCGTTCACACCGGACGAGGCGCGGCGCATCCTCGCCGCCGGTGTCGCGCACGGCCTGCAGCCGCGCGTGCACGGCAATCAGCTCGGGCCAGGCGACGGCGTGCGTCTCGCGGTCGAGCGGGGCGCAGCATCCGTCGACCACTGCACCTATCTCTCCGACGACGATGTGGCCGCGCTCGCGGAGTCGGACACGGTCGCCACGCTGCTGCCGGGCGTGGAGTTCTCGACCCGCCAGCCATACCCCGACGCGCGACGGCTGATCGACGCGGGCGTCACCGTGGCGCTCGCGAGCGACTGCAACCCGGGGTCGAGCTTCACGAGCTCGATGCCGCTCATGATCGCGCTGGCGGTGCGCGAGATGGGGATGACGCCGGCCGAGGCGGTGTGGGCGGCGACCGCCGGCGGCGCGAAGGCGCTGCGCCGTGACGACGTCGGTGTGCTCGCTGTGGGCGGGCGCGCCGACCTCGTGATGCTCGGCGCGCAGACCCGGGTGCACCTCGCGTATCGGCCAGGTGTGCCGCTCGTGAACACCGTCTGGATCGGCGGCGCCGAGGCCTGA
- the hutU gene encoding urocanate hydratase encodes MSVSTSSTTTSATRGLGEGAVRAPRGPERTAKSWGAEAAKRMLMNNLDPEVAEHPEDLVVYGGTGRAARSWEAFDAIVRTLDELEPDETLLVQSGKPVGVFRTHEWAPRVLIANSNLVGDWATWPEFRRLEELGLTMYGQMTAGSWIYIGTQGILQGTYETFAAVARSLAEKNGTDAATASLAGTLTLTGGAGGMGGAQPLAVTLNGGAVLIVDVDESRLARRVEHGYLDEYTTDLDAALARVVAAKDAGEALSVGVVGNAAEVFGDVLLRHRAGDLTVDIVTDQTSAHDPLAYLPVGIAFDDWKAEAARDPEGFTARARGSMAKHVAAMVGFQDAGAEVFDYGNSIRAEAQLGGFERAFAFPGFVPAYIRPQFAEGRGPFRWVALSGDPEDIRKTDEAVKALFPDNAGLVRWLDKAGDAVHFEGLPARICWLGYKERHLAGLKFNEMVASGELSGPIVIGRDHLDAGSVASPYRETEAMADGSDAIADWPLLNALLNTASGAAWVSIHHGGGVGIGRSIHAGQVTVADGTPLAAEKLERVLTNDPGTGVMRHVDAGYDRAKEVARERGLNVPMLGE; translated from the coding sequence ATGTCCGTTTCGACAAGCTCGACGACCACGTCCGCCACGCGCGGACTCGGCGAGGGCGCCGTGCGCGCGCCGCGCGGCCCCGAGCGCACCGCGAAGAGCTGGGGTGCCGAGGCCGCCAAGCGCATGCTCATGAACAACCTCGACCCCGAGGTCGCCGAGCACCCCGAAGACCTCGTGGTCTACGGCGGCACCGGTCGCGCCGCCCGCAGCTGGGAGGCGTTCGACGCCATCGTCCGCACGCTCGACGAGCTCGAGCCCGACGAGACGCTCCTGGTTCAGTCCGGCAAGCCGGTCGGCGTCTTCCGCACGCACGAGTGGGCGCCCCGCGTGCTCATCGCCAACTCGAACCTCGTGGGGGACTGGGCGACGTGGCCCGAGTTCCGTCGCCTCGAAGAGCTCGGCCTCACCATGTACGGGCAGATGACCGCCGGCTCATGGATCTACATCGGCACGCAGGGCATCCTGCAGGGCACGTACGAGACATTCGCCGCGGTGGCGCGCTCCCTGGCCGAGAAGAACGGGACGGATGCCGCCACCGCGAGCCTCGCCGGAACCCTCACGCTCACCGGCGGCGCGGGCGGCATGGGCGGCGCGCAGCCCCTCGCCGTGACCCTCAACGGGGGAGCGGTGCTCATCGTCGACGTGGACGAGTCGCGCCTGGCGCGCCGCGTCGAGCACGGGTACCTCGACGAGTACACGACCGATCTCGACGCGGCCCTCGCGCGGGTCGTCGCGGCGAAGGACGCGGGGGAGGCGCTCTCGGTCGGGGTGGTGGGCAACGCCGCCGAGGTCTTCGGGGACGTGTTGCTGCGCCACCGCGCGGGTGACCTGACGGTCGACATCGTCACCGACCAGACCAGCGCCCACGACCCACTGGCGTACCTGCCGGTGGGCATCGCGTTCGACGACTGGAAGGCCGAGGCAGCCCGCGACCCGGAGGGCTTCACCGCCCGCGCGCGCGGCAGCATGGCCAAGCACGTCGCGGCGATGGTGGGGTTCCAGGACGCCGGCGCCGAGGTCTTCGACTACGGCAACTCGATCCGTGCCGAGGCGCAGCTGGGCGGGTTCGAGCGGGCCTTCGCTTTCCCGGGCTTCGTGCCCGCGTACATCCGTCCGCAGTTCGCCGAGGGCCGCGGCCCGTTCCGCTGGGTCGCGCTCTCGGGGGACCCGGAGGACATCCGCAAGACCGACGAGGCCGTGAAGGCACTGTTCCCCGACAACGCCGGGCTGGTGCGCTGGCTCGACAAGGCCGGTGACGCCGTGCACTTCGAGGGTCTGCCGGCGCGCATCTGCTGGCTCGGCTACAAGGAGCGCCACCTCGCCGGCCTCAAGTTCAACGAGATGGTCGCCTCGGGCGAGCTGTCGGGGCCGATCGTGATCGGTCGCGACCACCTCGACGCCGGATCTGTCGCCTCGCCGTACCGCGAGACCGAGGCGATGGCCGATGGCTCCGACGCGATCGCCGACTGGCCGCTGCTCAATGCCCTCCTCAACACGGCATCGGGAGCGGCGTGGGTGTCGATCCACCACGGCGGCGGCGTCGGCATCGGCCGCAGCATCCATGCCGGTCAGGTGACCGTGGCCGACGGCACGCCGCTGGCCGCAGAGAAGCTGGAGCGCGTGCTCACGAACGACCCCGGCACCGGCGTCATGCGCCACGTCGACGCCGGGTACGACCGGGCGAAGGAGGTCGCGCGCGAGCGCGGCCTGAACGTGCCGATGCTCGGCGAGTGA
- a CDS encoding helix-turn-helix domain-containing protein produces MPAPEIRRTITDPAALEALAHPVRLDLLSFLMSHGAASASECARAVDDNPSNCSYHLRVLARHGLVERAASDDGRERPWQATITGLSLDLDSDDPSVVASATAMLEASLQLDYQLAREHVRRRDRIEGAWRDVDAHAQYGLRVTPDELQSIVGRIDAIVRPFIAATRADAPDDAAIASLSLLAFPRPSFGEAER; encoded by the coding sequence ATGCCTGCACCCGAGATCAGACGGACGATCACCGACCCCGCCGCGCTCGAGGCACTCGCCCACCCGGTGCGCCTCGATCTGCTGAGCTTTCTCATGTCGCACGGCGCCGCCAGCGCGTCCGAGTGCGCGAGGGCCGTCGACGACAACCCTTCGAACTGCAGCTACCACCTGCGGGTGCTCGCCAGGCACGGCCTCGTCGAACGGGCGGCCTCCGACGACGGCCGGGAACGACCGTGGCAGGCGACGATCACCGGCCTGAGCCTGGACCTCGACTCAGACGACCCGTCGGTCGTCGCCAGCGCGACCGCGATGCTCGAAGCGTCCCTGCAGCTCGACTACCAGCTGGCGCGCGAGCACGTGCGCCGACGCGACCGCATCGAGGGCGCGTGGCGCGACGTCGACGCCCACGCGCAGTACGGGCTGCGCGTCACGCCCGACGAGCTGCAGTCGATCGTCGGGCGCATCGACGCGATCGTCCGGCCGTTCATCGCGGCGACGAGGGCCGACGCCCCCGACGACGCGGCGATCGCCAGCCTCTCCCTGCTCGCGTTCCCGCGACCCAGCTTCGGCGAGGCCGAGCGATGA
- a CDS encoding MFS transporter, which yields MTSRTAFAIPSFRRLWAAGLISDTGDWLLFIALPLVVFQLTGSALGTSIAFLLELIPAVALAPVAARLIGRFDRRWIMVAVNVGQALALLPLLWVDEVADLPLAYAVIFVHASLSTLFEPAKNTLLPELVDTGRLVSANALIGLNQNLGRLVGGPLGGVLLAVGDLGLIVVVDALTYAASAILIATLPAVAPAEAGPSPDSDLGARPAGILAALRIPRLRGAFAVIFVSSVAQGMFLVLFVLFALGPLRGSDADVGLLRGIQAIGAVAAGVVLGFLVRGSSPRALTALSLFAFGALSLVTWNLPALTTDVWPYVALFAAVGAPGVIMIAGLMSVLQEHSEPRQRGAVFAAVGLVAALGQAIGILLGALSDGPIGLLPLLELQGCLYLLSGVIALLGLPREHRRPKTGRPAESATRSL from the coding sequence ATGACTTCCCGCACCGCCTTCGCGATCCCCTCGTTCCGCCGGCTCTGGGCCGCCGGGCTCATCTCCGATACGGGCGACTGGCTCCTGTTCATCGCGCTGCCGCTGGTCGTCTTCCAGCTGACGGGCTCGGCGCTCGGCACCTCGATCGCCTTCCTCCTCGAGCTCATCCCCGCCGTGGCGCTCGCGCCCGTCGCCGCCCGGCTCATCGGGCGGTTCGACCGCCGCTGGATCATGGTGGCGGTCAACGTGGGCCAGGCGCTCGCGCTGTTGCCGCTGCTGTGGGTCGACGAGGTGGCCGACCTCCCGCTCGCGTATGCCGTCATCTTCGTCCACGCGTCGCTCAGCACGCTGTTCGAACCCGCGAAGAACACGCTCCTGCCCGAGCTGGTCGACACCGGCCGCCTCGTCTCGGCGAACGCCCTGATCGGCCTCAACCAAAACCTCGGGCGGCTCGTCGGCGGCCCGCTGGGCGGAGTGCTGCTCGCGGTCGGCGACCTGGGCCTGATCGTCGTCGTCGACGCTCTGACCTACGCCGCCTCGGCGATCCTCATCGCGACGCTGCCGGCAGTCGCGCCGGCCGAGGCCGGTCCGTCCCCGGACTCTGACCTCGGAGCGCGCCCGGCGGGGATCCTCGCCGCGCTCCGCATCCCGCGGCTGCGCGGCGCGTTCGCCGTGATCTTCGTGTCGAGCGTGGCGCAGGGGATGTTCCTCGTCCTCTTCGTTCTTTTCGCGCTCGGCCCGCTGCGCGGATCGGATGCCGACGTCGGCCTCCTGCGCGGCATCCAGGCGATCGGCGCAGTCGCCGCCGGCGTCGTCCTCGGGTTCCTCGTGCGCGGTTCCTCGCCGCGAGCGCTCACCGCGCTGAGCCTGTTCGCGTTCGGCGCGCTGTCGCTGGTGACGTGGAACCTTCCCGCGCTCACCACCGACGTCTGGCCGTACGTCGCACTGTTCGCCGCCGTCGGCGCGCCGGGCGTGATCATGATCGCCGGGCTCATGAGCGTGCTGCAGGAGCACTCCGAGCCGCGGCAGCGCGGCGCCGTGTTCGCCGCCGTCGGACTGGTCGCCGCACTCGGACAGGCGATCGGCATCCTCCTCGGCGCCCTGTCCGACGGACCGATCGGCCTGCTCCCGCTTCTCGAGCTGCAGGGATGCCTCTACCTCCTCAGCGGTGTCATCGCCCTGCTGGGCCTCCCCCGCGAGCATCGCAGACCGAAGACCGGGCGTCCGGCGGAGAGCGCCACCCGCTCCCTGTGA